The Ptychodera flava strain L36383 chromosome 16, AS_Pfla_20210202, whole genome shotgun sequence region GACAATTTCCACCGAGCTCAAAGCGAAGCTTTGTGTCCTTGTTTGCAAAGTGGTAATATTTTTTAATCAAGTTCCCGGTTCATTTTGACATGTACAGCTCATAGTGTTAGGTTTAATCTGCACAATCCTCTTACATTACCAACTACAGCCAATTGAGTTCCGGTCAAATCGGTCAacttgaaaatcaaagtttGCCAAAGCCATTGCGGACCAAAATCTACTCGGCCCACCAACTCGGCCCTAGCAAAGTTGGGCTGCGataattataattttgaaaaaaatgtaaaaccaaAATTTATACGACGTTTTTCACCATCCCTGGTTGTTCACTATATAACGCACGTGGGTTTGAGTTAGCTGACGAGATCGGTACGGAACGAACATAAAGAAGCGGTGGAGTTCCCGTCATGTTCAAGATCTGGGCCCGGTACCCCTTACTACATGTAGTTTCACATCTGACGCAAAATCAAGCAAATTGAAATCTATATTAAATGTTAAGGTCAGGGGCAATCACTCACTGTGAGCGGCAATGGTTTGGCTAAATTTGGTGTCGAACTTTCGTGTtataattgaaacttgaaatggctCAATTGGCTTTTGGATAACTCAGACGGGGACCGAATTCATTTCAAGCGTCGTCGGTTTCATTCCAAGATGGTCTAGGCCCACTTTGCATGCGTCGAGTTAGTTTGGTCTGCTTGGTCGACGTTGACAGTATAGCCCTCAAGACCATATGAATTTTCCTAAAACCACCATTGCCAGAGATGTTCACAACTGCTCGCTCATCGCACTCTCCTCTCCGTCCGCGACCACAATTGTACAGACCTCCAAACAAAGTTTTCCAAAGATGGATCTGACAGCTCTTTAGACAAAGCCCGGTGTTACAAAGTTCATTGGCCAAATAGATAAGCTTAAATTACGTATAAATATCAGGTGAGCTTTTCTACATTCAACGCGAAGCACCATCAGTTGTTGAAATATATCTGTGTGATGAATGTATTCATGTTTCACATATACATGATAAAATGCCCGAAAGATATCAAAGCGTCACGTGGTGTCAGAAATTATTTGCGATAATGTTGTTGTTTAAGAATTTCTTCATTGTTCCTAAAATGATACTCAGTGCCTGCTATCCGGCCAGTCGAAGTCATGATTTTTACTTGAATTGCAAAATTTCTAACTTAGACGTACTCAATACACCGGACAGGAAAATATTGCGTCATCGGTACATTACGTTCCACCTAAGACAGTATAGGAGATTTTGCTGAACAGAAACTAATTTCCACTTCGACAATATCGTTGATATTTCATCTGGGCATACTTTCATCGCCGTTTCTACACATTCTCTTGGAATGAAATCATAGAGCAAGTGGAATGAATATATTACTTACGATTTGTGTATTGTCTTCTGAAGAGGCAGGACAAGTCGTCTCCGATACAGCCAGACAGGCCACAAACACTGCGGAAGCAGCACACAGCGAAACGTGTAGCATCTTGTCCCGCGAAACGATACTCATGAATTGCATTCTCTTCAATTCctgatgatttttaaaaagaTGGCCTCGTCTTTAAGTTGGCAAACCACGTGACTcaacaattttacattttagcaTGTTTcttcaatgtttttttgtcGAATATATCTAAATATATCAAATGTATTCTTCAAAGTAAAGTTAATTCGCTTAAATATTCGATCTGTTTGCCAAAGTCAGACTTTCTTCGAGTCGAGTTTGGAAAGAAATCAATTATTGACAAGAGCACGTACGTTACTTCATATGCTGCGTGTTATCTTTGTATGCGTCGAAGAGATAGTGAATAATTGGGTATTGTGATATGACAAACGCATTTATGACTGTTCAATTATTGCGCCCAAAGCCAGAAGGATCAAATTAATACAGTAGATTCTCGATCAGATTCGAAGTCACGACGTACGGCATCTAGTCACGAATTGTACCTTGACCTTGATAATCAAACCGCCTGCATGCCCGCCTTTACGTTGCTTCTCTTTTGGGCAATACTCTGTTCAGACTTTCTCCTGCAGTAAGTTGGCCTAAACGCGGTTAACATGGTAGGACAACggtgtaaattttattttcactgaaacCTTTAACATTTGGTTGATTAAACTCAGGAATATAGTTTCACCTGTATTTGGGAAACTCATATCTCACGAATATATACCCTCGAAAAATAATGGAGAAATGAAGAAAATTCacaaataagaaaataaataaacaaacaaacggcCGTTTCTTGTAATTTCCGGGGAGAATCGAACACCATATCGACTGTTGATACCTAGCTTTATTGTTTACCAGCATACACCAAGTCAATGGGTAGAGTGACAGCAGTAGTATTTAAGATTTACACCAGATGCAAAAACAGTTTGTGTAAATATCCTCACAAACATGTGTAATATAACAAGTGATAGAAACGGCAAGCTCAATCAATCCTTAACGACAGACGCCAGTAAGACTTAAATAATCTAACGACTGATACATCATTTAGTAAACAGAATGATTGTGTTAATTTCAAGAATGCATCATGGTTCAACAAAAGTCCTCATTTCGTAAGTGATTCCATTCAATGCTGAATGAATCGAAATAGGAATTCCATCGAGCTTTCCGCGAGTGTCAAACGCCGTTGTCGTATCTACTGCACACTCATACAGCTTCATTTGTGCACATCTTTGGGCTCAGTACAGACATATTAACACAGACATATTAAACCAGTTCCCTTGGAAATCGGGGATCGGAtaacaatcaggggtcacagcGCAAAATTTGGTGctggagatatgcaaataatactcatttttaaccgatacttgaaattcaaaatggccaccatccctatgTCAACTCTACGGAGGAAAataattgtttgattttcacaaaaatacccCGATGAAAAATTTATTAATTCTATGAACGTCAAAAGAATCTCCCACAAGTGGCAGGCCAGAAGGATTCTGTAAAAAATAGAGAGcgagaatatctgtccccgaggcgcattctaagAGCGAGAGTTAGTAAGCTTATACCAGTAAAATGTTCAAGATCACTGTAACGGGTAATATCGGCAATGGCACACTCTGAATCTTCATACTAACCCATCTTtccaaaaagtaaaatatgatTCATACGTTGCATTAAACTCTTACGGTTACAAGTTCATTACTCAAAATCAGAAGTTAGTAAAGTGACGAAGTGTCGACATCGACGCTCGATGATTCGGCAGTAACAGATCTCTTGGTCAAGTCGGTGCTTACAAACTTGCTCAACTATCGGAAAGCTTGCAGAGAGCATTTCACTGACTAGCGAGTATTTTGTCAGCCAAGGGCGTCTAATTTAAATGACCCTGAAGTTTGGaccatcacattttgatcagtgGGTGCTTATCAGTGATtgaattgcatatttcataagCCTATAGAAATCTCATAAAACGAGAAAATGTTTCTGTCTTTATTTAGTTGGAAATTGCACCTTTGAAgctataaaatatttacaaagtgaGATAAAAATATATCGAAGGCAGTACTGCACCATGTGTATCactataaaaattttaaaagtgaaattaatttgtttgtAATGTGTCAGCACAGAAAATACAACACAAATTACAATCATAGACTTGGAAATACTGGACCAGAATAATCTTGCTGGAATAAGAAAGTAATGAGACTATAAAATGACGCAGGATATCATTATAATACTATTTGGAAGGATTGATGTAGattttgttttaattgttttaatCTGTAACAGATGAATGATATTCGATCCGATTGCATGAATGGCAATATTTGTTCGACATGttgaaataattaaataatttgcTCATTTATATGCAACATTATTACACCTTTTAGTATATTCCGTCAGTTTTTCGGTTCCATATGTTTCAAGAGAGGTTCCCATCCATGCATCGTCTCTGTACATTGTAAAACGAATGCCAACTatatcaaatgctttatttccatcgtAGACGAACATCAGTtaatggaacgattttcatcatcgaatggcgtaTTGATATATTTTAGACTATTGTTTTGCGGTTTATCAAtcttttatgcaaaattttcctaaaattggatttcctatgcaaacatgaatttttaacattttatatccaaaagttgtcaagttgaaaacagCTCCGGTttactttcagtccagtgatgactatgcggcccgtgacgtcatcgacgagtcaccattgaatcctatggagcgagCGACGTTCGATATAATAATGCATATGCTATCATGTATTACACAGAGTACCTTTGGAAAACATTGGCAAGAGTACACTGCTAGCTGAAAATTACGTAGTTCTTATATCAAAATTACGATACTACATCTCGAAGCCTGGTTTGGGATGATCTGCAGCATTGGTGCATCGAAATGCTGCACGACCCGGCTTATTGTCTTCCAAAGTAttgcaaaaatgtaaaagaaCGAGTGAACAAAAGTAAACAATTCTTGCGAATTATCTAGATTGTGCAGAAcgaaataattttaataataagCTTAAAACGTGCCAAAAACTATTTCTAGAATGTTCTCTTAATATTGGTTCGACATATTACCTTGATTCCCGACATCGAAATATGTGGAGACACTGAACAGTAGAACTTACAACTTTCTTCTGCGAGAGGTGAAGCTTGTAGAAGTGTTTTCATGCAAAATCAATCCCTATATTTGGTTGTCTATAATTACAACATTTTATACAGAATGGGAAGCGATGAAGCATTAATCATCATTATACAGAACTTTGCAATTGTGCTAGAGTTctcttttttcatttcttttaaaaTGTTGACAACAAAGCGAAAATGCACAGCGTTCTCGGACAAGAATACCGCCTATGACAAAAGTGGAAGAAGCGGTAACGCTCCTACTTCCATGATAGAACGAAGGTACTCCTTTGTACTAATCAAGCAACTGGAGTAATTGCGTTTTTTAAAGGGCTGCTAATTATGGCAAGGAGAACTATGACCACGCCTATTCGACTGTTCGTGTGTGCGCTTGGGTTTGGGAGGGGAGTAATCTTTCTTGATGGATATGCctctttattttctttgattCCAAGTTTATAAGCTTGAacaaagtttgaatattttGTGTTAATAATCAGATGTCGTTTGATGAAGGATTCTGAAAGTCTGAGCTTTTTACTGCTTATCTGAATCTCGAACAGCCATTTCTCGGTATGTCTTATAAGAGATGAAACAGCAAGACCCCGGCCCTTGCCTAGATAACTAAGATCTCACCGAGGCAAAAGGCATATCCTTATTTACCCTATGGGGTATCGATCCATAAATTTTCTCAAACAGGCACCCTATGACATTCAAGTAGACACAATCCTAAGGGTAATTGAGCCAAGCGTTCTTCAGATGAATCAAAGGAAACATCTTGCTGTGGTTGTCTGATGAAACTATGACAAAAATGGCATAGGTTGTGAAGAACCAGACAAGAAATGTCATAGCCTTCAAGCAATGCCTGATGTGGCCGTAATAACATGACCgcgttaaccctttgagcgctgtaatttttctcgcCAAACTTTTAGTGTAACATTTAaccaatttaatttttctgtattatttttttcataattttggaccaaatggacatcacatttctcTGGCATATTTATCTAAATTTTAGCAaagattagaaaaaaattgactgatgtATCTatgataaaggtgacaaaacttGATCTGGAGCCAAAAGGACTATATGCCTTTGGTATGTTTTATTCAAGAGCCAGCAAACTCCATGCAACACATGGCAACCATCTGTAATGAATTTGAATAAACGGTACTAAAATTTGACTGATAATTTTTAAAAGGAGGtaaattttcagaaacaaatttaACTTATGTGTATGAATGAGTCAAGATATTTGAAGGCAAAAGTTGCCCTAGACTTGCTCCacgtctgtgggcatataagtatcaaaacaCATAATAAATTACaaagtggtaggctgttgcacAGACCGTGGGGTGAACCCtttggccagccagtaactcagCTGCTGAGAAAAGCAAGgcgactggggccagtctaaagttgccccccccccccccaaaaaaaagacaaaatatgtcgATACAATTTTAACAAGTGTGACAAAGATCATGCTccgaaatttgtataccaactttcaaggAGCATCAGATGAGGGGATTCTGAGAGGAAGATGTCTTTCTcccaaaattggtaaaaatgtcccccaaaatgTTGCATTCTTGGaggaagatttttttacaaaacaatggCAAAAATGGTCCCAAAATATGTTGAATAGTTCATCATAATGTGAACAAATGTACTTACATAATTTCCCGAAACTGTTACAAATAgcagcaaaaaatgcccaaaatatacaatattgcagattttatcacaatttgaactCATCTGACTCAGACTATCTGGAGTAACTTTGTTGTACCAAATTTCACAGTAATTAGATGAGCGTATTCTGAGATCTTTTaccttaaaactgaaaaaagcctcaaaatttagaatattgcaaatttcatcaggTTATTTGTGGTCATGTTACTTTCATGTGAAAAATCAATACACGGAGGGGGAGGGGGTACAGAAactttcattaaaatatatatCATACTCATGGTAGTGTTTGTATAAAACTACTATATTTTTGTCTTAAGTCTTAATTTCAGTAACGTAGTAACATTACAAAACGGATCTGCATATAAAGTTCACACTTTGCCAGGTAAGAAGAAgttcaattttctaaatttctaAAATAGTCTCTGGCCCTTGAAGCCACTACAATATCTACACTAACTTAAATCAAATCTTGTACAATACCTCGGAATCACATACTGAtcaacatatttcaaattttcactttatgttTGTCAACAACTTCCAGCCAATGAAATCCTCCCCATGATTACAGTTAAAATATCAAGCTCCATTGAACTACAATTAGAAAATCATTTTGATAGTAATGATGATGGACAGACATTATAAGGATATTGACTGCCTTTTCAAACTGACCATTAGCACAAGCTTTTATGTTTATTAAGGTGGAATGCggctctgggacagatatttggactctcaattttttacaattctttcctgagCTACCATTTGTGGGGAACTTGTTTTAAAGGGCTTGGAGtaggaaaaattttcaccatcttagtttttcaggATATCTAAACTTTTTCTTTTCCCCTGTAGCGTTAACACAGAAATGGCATCCattttaaattgtaaatattggtaaatgttaggtaatttgtttctcttgtgccaaactttgcatggtgaccccctgatttttattcttgaatttgaaagagaattgttgaaagtttcattgcagaattttgggcaaaagtttaagactttcggTTTCGAGGAGCATACTAAAGTAATCGTAAACAGATAACTTAAGACACTACTTCAAAATTGGCATAATGAAGTGAACTATGGACAACTGGTGTATCATTCAGAAtgacaattgaaataaaatttgtgtcaTCTCGATGTAAACATGACTAGAAGAGGCTTAGAATTATCAAAGGGTTCTTAAGAATAGtactttatttaaaaaaaacttacaaaccctttccctgatttttatttcaacCTAAATTCATTAATCCACATTCAGTTATGAAAGCAGTCTCAGGCAGTACTCTACGAATTATATATTATGAGTGGTGACAGCTGTTGGAAGGGTTATTCAGATAATGAACAAAGTATCAAGATGTATTTGCCTACCATATCCCTAAGGGGCCCATGATGACTGTAACACTCAGGTGACAAATGAAACTAATTGCTTTTAGGGGCAGGGGGTTTTAGATGTATTTGCCTACTGTATACAAATTTCACTAATTAATTATCACTAACTCTTATGCCATGGAAACCATGTATATGCATGATGCTCAATCACTCTATGgaatttatttgaaatgttttctgcTCAAAAACCTGTAAGCAGCATAAACTTTGATCAACAAATTACAGCAATTTATCATCTTCATGGGTACGGTAGttagaaaacaataattttgtcaCTGGTCAATGGCAATGTGTTTCTTCTGTCATGTGCCTGTTTTGATTATCTATGGTCACTCAAGTATTTTCAGTATAGTTATTGAAAAGTATCTGTATTACATTTGTTGCTTTGGTCATCAATGGATAATGGCAAGTTAAGTGTCTTCAAATGAGCACAGATAAGGATATCTCATGATAAGCAGTCCATCAAGGAAATTATGAATCCCATCTTGTGTGATTCAAAGAGTAGCACCTCACTTGCGAAGTTCATGAATATCATGCAATTGTGAAGTCTAGATGAAAGACAGGGTAAATGTCCATACAAATTGGTGCTTGAAACCCTCTCTTTTTGCTCCTTGAAAGAGGTTGATGATACGCCCTCCTGTGGCAACTTTAAAGAATTTGGTTAAGTTAAATTTTGGGATCCTTCAGGGGTCTTGTAGTTTTATTATTGTTCTTGCATATCAGCTATTGGGTTGGCATGGATTGTTATTCTCTGTATCTTAATATCATTCATGGGTCTGAAGTTCTTCTCATTCACAGGTACTTTCTCAAGATCATCCAACGTCTCAAGTCCATCTATTACTCTGAAATTTAAACACATCAAAAAATTTATGCAGGTGACTCTTGCATTCATTGAGTGTCATAATGTAGGCATGTCaaacaagaaataaattcaTCTCTGATCTCCACAGTAGAGTTTCTCAGCTGACCAATAACAACAAGTAGGGCTGTAGTAATATGCTAAGGTAATGTGAAATTTAGTCTCACTTCTTTGTCATGCAACACAAATTAATATTTCCACCTTTCCTACACAAATGACTTATCAAATTGTGATATCTATCACAGAGTGTCACAAAAGGAGCTTTGATTGCTAATTTGCTTTTATAATGATTATGAACATTCTTGTAAGATTTCTCTGAGATTGGTTAGATATGATGTGGTGCCCCTAGTGAGATATGGACAGGACTAAAAGGTGAAATtaatttaccagtttttcacAGATTGCTGATAACTAGACAATAATAACCATGTGTGatgaataaataagtaaacaTGAACAAcaaattatttgtatttgtttgaaGGCAACATTGAACACTGCCAAAGTCAAATGACCCCTTTAAAACTGACTTGAACCACTCACTTCCCAAATATTGAGTATTTCATATCTAAATGTGGTTGTTTTGCATATGTGATGAAAAACTGTGATCCGTTGGTGTTGGCTCCGCTGTTTGCCATGGAAACCACTCCTCTGACATTATGCTGCAATTAAAAACGATAAAGACATGTAGCTTGTTGAGAAAGACATTGATTTTCACATTAATTCTAAATACTCACACTGAACTGTGCTATTTTTGatgaaacatcaacaaaatatttgcatgcctctaacaaactttcctgaatacTGGTATTTACTTATGTACTCCTTCCAGCCCATAAAGgccgaaagcaaactttgcatgacataaTGGAAGAGGCAAAGCCAAGTTCATTTGGGAGTGAAAAATATGCTTGAGTCTATCATGGGCaaggagggggtacattatcgctatttttttatagttttggcaatgctaGTGAATTTGTAGACATGGAAAACATCTGAGCCAATGATGTCAGATAATTggattatcagtaataatctgagggtttgacgtcacaaattcacttttgatggcgcaaatacaatgatctgattggtcgattgcccagcttgagcaaaaatccattttttcacgttccatgccagaatttcaatatactgttatgttaTAATAGtgataaatcacacccagtatCGGTATACCACTCGACTTTGACCAGTTCAAAACcttgtggtataccgtcgctgggtgtgctttactGCTTAAATATTGGGATCATTAATACTCATTTATATTGACACATTGGGTATCTCGTAGTTTctttggtcaagaaatcttaAGGCTTATGAGAAGTGGTTTGAGCTTTAACAtgtgtttgcaaaatatgaatttgatatttttacatattttggttCGGCTTCCATACTTATTCTCCTTTGTGTATGATTTCTGGCATTGGAAAATGATAACTTCTTGGTGTATGTGTGAATTTAGAAGCTGCACATATAAATAAAACTAAAATCATGAATATAGATCTGGttggaagtcaaattattctATTATCCTTGTGTTAGCTCTGGTTGTGTGTACTTACTGCCAATTGGTGTAGGCAGAATTGTATTGTGTGCGTGAAGttgcacaaatatttgaaaacacaCTTCAGTGGGTCGAGACACTATTAGCTCCCTACATGTCAGTGTACATGCTGGTAATTGAAACAGTCATCTAAAGTTAAGTATGGTACACGAACCTTTGCTCCCTTTGTGCTTGGTGTAGACAATAgaatattattatcataaacaaTTCCACAGATCCTTGCTAGGACTGTAAAGACAGTGAGTTACTTTTGTGCACAGAATATTATGGAGGATATCGACTGAGACACA contains the following coding sequences:
- the LOC139114230 gene encoding peptidyl-prolyl cis-trans isomerase-like 3, translating into MSVTIHTDLGDIKIELFCDQVPRTCENFLALSASGYYDNCIFHRNIKGFMVQTGDPKGTGKGGESIWGGKFEDEIVDTLKHNVRGVVSMANSGANTNGSQFFITYAKQPHLDMKYSIFGKVIDGLETLDDLEKVPVNEKNFRPMNDIKIQRITIHANPIADMQEQ